The Streptomyces sp. NBC_01276 genome contains the following window.
TGACCACGTCCGGCAGCCTCAACAAGGCGCCCACGCACCCCCGGCTTTTCGTGGAAGGCGCCGAACTCACGAACGTACAGCAGTGGTTCGGGCGCGAACCCGCCAAACCGGGCGCCTACCACATTGGCGGCTACGGCACCGTGCCGTTCGAGGCACGCATCCGCATCCTCGGCGAGACACTCGAACGCTACGCGGGCTTCTCCGCGTGCGTCGAGGGCCGCTTCCCGGTCGTCCGTGCCTCTCATGAGGAGCTGCTTGAGCGCGGCGAGCCCGTGGTCGACGCAGATGTGTTCCAGCTGTTCCTCCCTGAGCAGCTGGCTGCCGACGGCTTCCCCTTCCAGGCATTTTCACCTGCCATTCCCATGGACTGGGTGAAGGTCCCCTCGCTGCTTGACGACAGCGAACAGTACGTGCCCGCCCACCACTTCCTGCTCGGCAACCTGCCTGGTCCGGATGAGCCCTGGACGCTGCCCGCGGTGACCACCGGCACTGCGGCCCACACCGCTCCGGAGGCTGCCTTCCTGTCGGCCCTGTACGAGATCGCCCAGGTCGACGCTGCCGTCGGACATTGGCACAGCGCCACGCCGAGCCTGCGCATCGAGCCCGACGCGCGCACCACTCTGCTCCAGGACGTCATCACCCGGCGGCTGCGGGGCGGGCTGGAGCCCGAGTTCCATCTGCTGCCCAGCCCGGACCTGCCCGGCTTCAACGTGGCGTGCATCCTGCGCAAACCCGAGGGAATCATCCCGGCGGTGAGCGTCGGCCTCGGCAGCGGTCCTTCCCTGGTGCGGTCCATGTACCGGGCCCTGCTGGAGACCGTGGGTGTCCAGACCCTCGCCGGCTGGTCCGCCGTCGAGGACCGGCTCGGCACCGGCGCCGAGGTACCGCTGAGCGAGCGTCTGGGCCAGATCTTCGACCTGGACCAGAACGTCGCCTACTACGCGGGTGTCGAGGGCGCGCGAACCGTCGAGGAGCGCTTCGCCCGGCACACCATTGTCAGGGCCGGTGACCTCCCTGCCGACGAGCAACGTCCCACCCGGGAGATCGCCCGCTCCCTGCTGGATGCCTTCCGGAACAGCGGCAAGCGGCTCTTCGGAGCCGACTTCACCTCGGTGGACATCCGCCAGCTCGGCTTCTCCGTCATCCGGGCGTGGTCCCCGGACACGCTGAGCCTCCCGCTGCCGAGCGCACCGCCGATCGCGCACCCGCGCTTCGCGGCGTACGGGGGCTTCACCCACCGGCTCCCGCACCCCTACCCGTGAGCCATGGACCGGTTCCTGCTTACGACCTTGGCGGTGTGGTCGCTGGCACCGATGCCGCTGGCCACCCGGGTGCACGGACGCTGGCTCGAAGACCGTTGGCCCAAGCTGTCCACCCTCACGGTCTACTTGTTCGTTCTCGCTCTCTTGACCGGCACCGGCGGCCTGCTGTTGGGTCCCGGTGTCGTGCACGACGGGGGGCTGTACTGGGTGGTCGTCTGCGTTCCGCTGGGACTGGCCCTCGGCCGTGCCGCGCAGATCGCCGACCGCAGGATCACCCGCCATTTCACGGCCCGCGCGCGGGCCCGCACGGCACCGACCGAACGGGCCCGGGGGGCTTCCACACCCTCGCGGGCGGGCGCTGCCCGCCCGGTGGGCCTCGCCGCCCGCCGGGCGGTTCCCGGCGCCGCCATACGGAACACACCGGACCCGTCGGCACGCGGCGGCAACCGTTGGTCCGTGAAGGAACGGGACCGGGAGACGAGGGTCGGGCTGGGGGCGCTGCTGGCGGGGGCCGTGCTGGAGGAGGCCGTGTACCGGGGCGTGCTGGGGCGGCTGGGGCTGGATCTGGGAGGGGTCGCGGGGGCCGCGCTGATCGTGCTTGCCGTGGTGGCGTTCTGTCTGGCGCACCTGCCGTTCGGATGGCCGCAGGCGCTGGCCAAACTCCCGCTCTCGCTCATGACGGCCGCGGCGTTCCTGCTGTCAGGTGGGATCGTCGCCGGACTGGTGGGACATGCCTTGTTCAACTGGGAGTACTGGCGCTACCAACGGGCCCTCGGCACCACGGGGGAGCGATGACGACGCTCCTGTGGGCGGTCCGTGTCGCGGTCGTGCTGGCTGCCGCCGCAGCCTGCTGGTGGTACCTGTGGCCGCGCCTGATCAATGCGACGGGGCCGCGCAGGGCGCTGCTGCTGGCACCTGTGCCCGTGACGCTGCTGGTGACCTGGCGGGTGCCTGGGCTGGGGGGTACGGACGGGGCTCTGCTGATCGCGCCCGGCGTCGCGCTGGGCGTCGGGGAGGCGGCCCTGGCCGGGCTGCTGGGCACGGCGGGAGTGAGCGTGCTGGAACGCGTTCAGGTCTCGCACGCCAACTGGCTGCCTCTGGCGGACGGTCCGGCGCTGGCACCGCTGCGGCCGAAGGACCGTCGGCTGCCATGGGCCTCGCTGGTCGGCACGGCGCTGGTGGCCGAGACCGTCCGGGCGGCCCTCGTCGGAGCCGCACGCGTGGCGCACTGGGGACCCGCCGCGGCCATCGCCCTGGGGATGCTGGCCTCCCTGGCCCTGGCGCCAGCGCTCTCCAAGCGGGGTGTGGTGGACGCCGTCGCCGTGGCCCTGGGTGTGGGCGTCGCGCACTCCTGGCTGCTGTGGTCGACGGACGCTCTGCCGGCGCTCGTCGCCGCGCACCTCGCCTTCCTCCTCGTCACCCTCGCCTGAATCCGCACAAATCGACATACGCCGAGCACATCCGAATGACACCGAAATTGGAGGAACCATGAAATTTGGCATTTCCCTGCTTCCGGACTGCCGGCCGGAACACACCTCACCCGTCCGCTATTTCGAGGATGTGCTGGAGGTCTCGCGCCTGGCCGACGAACTCGGTTTCGACTACGTGAAGATGACCGAGCACTACCTGAAAGACTACGGCGGCTACTGCCCAAGCCCACTCACGTTCCTCACCGCCGTCGCCGCGCAGACGCGCCGGATCCGGCTGATGACGGGTGGCGTTCAGGCTTCCTTCCACCACCCTGTCCAGCTGGCGGCACACGCGGCCATGGTCGACGCCATCAGCGGTGGCAGGCTCGACGTCGGCTTCGCTCGGGCCTGGCTGCCGTACGAGTTCGAGGTACTCGGCATCCCGCTGGACGAGAGCCGCGACCGCTTCATGGCCACCGTCGAGGCCGTGCTGCGGCTGTGGACGCAGAAGGAGGCGTCCGAGGACACGCCCTTCTTCCGCTATCGGGACGCGCACTCGCTGCCCGCCGTGACGCAGACCCCGCATCCTCCCGTGTGGGTCGCAGCCGTCCGCTCCCGGCAGAGCTTCGCCTGGATCGGGGAGAAGGGCCTCGGGCTGCTCATCGCCTCCCCGCCCCGCAAGGGCGAGCTCGCGCACACCCAGGACATGCTCCGCGTCTACCTGGAGACCCACCAGGAGTACCACCCCGACCGGGAGCCGCGCATCGCGCTGTCCATCCCCACGATGGTCGCCGACACCGACGCGGAGGCCCTCGCGACCGCGCAGCCTCTGCTTCAGTCCTACCTCGACGTGTGGGGCGAGGCCGCGGCCTCCTGGGACGGCGTCCAGTCCGCCGCGTACCCGGGCTACTCCAATGCGGGCACCACCTTCGGCGCACTGACCGACGAGGACCTGCACAGCACCTCCACGGCGGTGATCGGAAGCCCGGACACAGTCGTGGAGAAGATCCAGGAACTGTCCGCCGCTCTGTCCCTGGACACCCTGTTGCTGCAGATCGACTACGGCAGTCCGAGCGTCGACGTCATGAGCCGCAATCTGCGCCTGTTCCATTCCGAAGTGCTGCCACGCTTGTGAGAAGTGCTGCTGCGGCGCCCGATAGTGCCTCGACGCCTTCTCTGGTGACTGAGTGGCCGGTAGTGTTCGTCTCCTCGGCAATGTCGATGATGTGGGAAGCACGCCCAAGCCCGGCACCAAGCCGGTTCGGGCCCCGCGTGTACGAAGCGGCGTCAAGGGGATGGAGAGTTCGTCGTGCCTGCTCCCGGCGCCCTACCACCTGGGCGGAAGCTGCGTTCCCGGAAGCCGGCCGCGCGACCGCCCCGCGCCCCGCTGACCCTGGAGAACCTGGCCGAAGCTGCCTTCCAGGTCATCGAGCGGGAGGGCCTCGACTCGCTCACCATGCGCAAGGTCGCGGACGAACTGGGCATCCAGGCGGCTTCGCTCTACTGGCACGTCAAAGACAAGCTGGACCTGATCGACGTCCTCGCCGAGGCCCTCTTCGCCGGGTTCGCGCCGGAGGACTGGACCGACGGCGCCCTGGACGGGGACGAGGAGGACTGGCAGGCGCACCTGTCCCGGTTCGCCTACGCTTTCCGCCGCTACCTGTTGAGCCGCCGGGACGCGGCGCGCATCCTGACCAGCAAGTTCGTGGTGGGCCCCAGCATGCTGCGGCACCTCGACGAGCAACTGGGCTGGATCCGCCGCGCCGGGGTGGATGACCGCTCCGCGGCCTACGGCTTCTACAACACGCTCGTCTTCGTTCACGGCTCCGTATTGTGGGAGACCTCTCCGCTCTCCGCCGCCGTGGCGCGCGGGGTGGAGCCCCGTCAGTACCTCAGCGAGCTGCGGGCCGAACTCGACGATCTCGACCCAGACGCGCATCCGCACGCCCACGCCCTGGCGGACGAACTGACCCGTCCCGGCATGGACGAGCGCTTCGCCTTCGGCCTGAACTGCCTGCTCGCCGGGCTGGGCCAGCAGCTGGACCAGCAGTAGTTCCGGTCTGATAGAGGCGCCCAGTCCTACCTGTGGGTGGCGCCCCGTTCACCACTGGGCGTGGCCTCGGCGTGCCGTCCTCCCGATCTCTCCCCTTTCGGCAGGTTCCCTTGATGTTCAAGAACGCTCTGCCCCAGCCTTTCGCCCAGGAACACGCGGTCGACCCCTACCCGGCCTACCGGGCCCTCCTCGACGATGGCAACCTGCAACGGATCACCGTACGGCCTGGCCTCGACGCCTGGCTTGTCCTCGGCCACGATCTCGCCCGGCAGGCCCTCAACCACCCGGCGATCAGCCTGGAGGCCCGGCATGCCCAGCCGCCGGTCCGCGAGGCGATCATGGCGGGTTACATGGAGGAGAAACAGTCCTTCTTCGGGCAGCACCTCCTCGCCACCGACGGCGAGCGACACCGCCACATGCGGCGTGTGATGTCGCGGGCACTGACAGCCCGACGTTTCCACTCCATGGCGCCCGAAGTCGAAGGCATCGTCAACGCCCTCATCGACGAGCTGCCCGCGCCCGGCCACACCGACCTGGCCGCCACCCTGGTCGTCCCCTTCACCATCAGCGTGCTCGCCCGGCTGATGGGCCTCCCCGAGCCCGCCCGGGGGATGCTGACGGAGCTGGCAAACGCCGTCATCCAGGGCAAGGCCGAGGACGACGCAGGGTTCACCCACGTTATTTCCGAACTCACCACCTGCTTCTCCGAGTTGCTTGACCATCCTGAGCGGATCGCGCCCGACGGCCTACTGACCATGCTGGTCGAAGCCCGCAGCGAGGAGACGATCACCCCCCAGGAGACGTTCTCGCTGGCCTACCAGCTGTTCTTTGCCGGGCACGAGAGCAGCAGCTACCTGATGACCAACGCGACGGCGGTCCTGCTGTCCCGGCCGGACGTCGCGGCCGACTTACGGACCCGCCCCGAGCTGCTGGACAGCGCCGTCGAAGAGCTGCTGCGCTGGGAGGGCTCACTCAAGGCCGCCAGCTGGCGCTTCGCGACCGAACCACTCGAACTCGGCGGCAAGCGTCTACAGACGGGCGATCCCATTCTGGTCGTACTCGCCGCCGCCAACCGCGACCCTGAGAAGTACGCCGACCCGGACGCCCTCGACATCCACCGTAGCGGCGTCCCGCACGTGTCCTTCGGACACGGGCCGCACCACTGCCTGGGCGCGGCCCTCGGCCGGCTGGAGGCGCGCACCCTGCTCGCCGCGCTGCTGGAGCGCTTCCCCGACATGCGCCTCGACGTCCCGTACGCGGAGCTGTCCTGGCGCCACAACCTC
Protein-coding sequences here:
- a CDS encoding YcaO-like family protein, which translates into the protein MSETTTVFQGADIRVLGDEDARAREIHRRMQGALCGIMTTSGSLNKAPTHPRLFVEGAELTNVQQWFGREPAKPGAYHIGGYGTVPFEARIRILGETLERYAGFSACVEGRFPVVRASHEELLERGEPVVDADVFQLFLPEQLAADGFPFQAFSPAIPMDWVKVPSLLDDSEQYVPAHHFLLGNLPGPDEPWTLPAVTTGTAAHTAPEAAFLSALYEIAQVDAAVGHWHSATPSLRIEPDARTTLLQDVITRRLRGGLEPEFHLLPSPDLPGFNVACILRKPEGIIPAVSVGLGSGPSLVRSMYRALLETVGVQTLAGWSAVEDRLGTGAEVPLSERLGQIFDLDQNVAYYAGVEGARTVEERFARHTIVRAGDLPADEQRPTREIARSLLDAFRNSGKRLFGADFTSVDIRQLGFSVIRAWSPDTLSLPLPSAPPIAHPRFAAYGGFTHRLPHPYP
- a CDS encoding CPBP family intramembrane glutamic endopeptidase → MDRFLLTTLAVWSLAPMPLATRVHGRWLEDRWPKLSTLTVYLFVLALLTGTGGLLLGPGVVHDGGLYWVVVCVPLGLALGRAAQIADRRITRHFTARARARTAPTERARGASTPSRAGAARPVGLAARRAVPGAAIRNTPDPSARGGNRWSVKERDRETRVGLGALLAGAVLEEAVYRGVLGRLGLDLGGVAGAALIVLAVVAFCLAHLPFGWPQALAKLPLSLMTAAAFLLSGGIVAGLVGHALFNWEYWRYQRALGTTGER
- a CDS encoding LLM class flavin-dependent oxidoreductase: MKFGISLLPDCRPEHTSPVRYFEDVLEVSRLADELGFDYVKMTEHYLKDYGGYCPSPLTFLTAVAAQTRRIRLMTGGVQASFHHPVQLAAHAAMVDAISGGRLDVGFARAWLPYEFEVLGIPLDESRDRFMATVEAVLRLWTQKEASEDTPFFRYRDAHSLPAVTQTPHPPVWVAAVRSRQSFAWIGEKGLGLLIASPPRKGELAHTQDMLRVYLETHQEYHPDREPRIALSIPTMVADTDAEALATAQPLLQSYLDVWGEAAASWDGVQSAAYPGYSNAGTTFGALTDEDLHSTSTAVIGSPDTVVEKIQELSAALSLDTLLLQIDYGSPSVDVMSRNLRLFHSEVLPRL
- a CDS encoding TetR/AcrR family transcriptional regulator C-terminal domain-containing protein translates to MPAPGALPPGRKLRSRKPAARPPRAPLTLENLAEAAFQVIEREGLDSLTMRKVADELGIQAASLYWHVKDKLDLIDVLAEALFAGFAPEDWTDGALDGDEEDWQAHLSRFAYAFRRYLLSRRDAARILTSKFVVGPSMLRHLDEQLGWIRRAGVDDRSAAYGFYNTLVFVHGSVLWETSPLSAAVARGVEPRQYLSELRAELDDLDPDAHPHAHALADELTRPGMDERFAFGLNCLLAGLGQQLDQQ
- a CDS encoding cytochrome P450, which produces MFKNALPQPFAQEHAVDPYPAYRALLDDGNLQRITVRPGLDAWLVLGHDLARQALNHPAISLEARHAQPPVREAIMAGYMEEKQSFFGQHLLATDGERHRHMRRVMSRALTARRFHSMAPEVEGIVNALIDELPAPGHTDLAATLVVPFTISVLARLMGLPEPARGMLTELANAVIQGKAEDDAGFTHVISELTTCFSELLDHPERIAPDGLLTMLVEARSEETITPQETFSLAYQLFFAGHESSSYLMTNATAVLLSRPDVAADLRTRPELLDSAVEELLRWEGSLKAASWRFATEPLELGGKRLQTGDPILVVLAAANRDPEKYADPDALDIHRSGVPHVSFGHGPHHCLGAALGRLEARTLLAALLERFPDMRLDVPYAELSWRHNLIMRGPRHLPVTLGEDRRS